From the genome of Sphingomonas sp. HMP6, one region includes:
- a CDS encoding TVP38/TMEM64 family protein — MTPSAGRPSRKRTTLGIALLFAIVIVPFLWLGAWFDSYTIAAISNRDTAGFAVVVFVLLAADIILPIPSSVVATAAGSMLGPWLGSIVSAAGLSFGAVAMFVVMRIAGAPLARRLIGEDDHDRLVALAAAHGPWIVALLRPVPVLSEASVIALGAVRAPWLASIVSILLSSTVTATVYATLGAVARRQSSELLLIAAALLPPALAWVIAHRLLRTKPGRGDMVP; from the coding sequence ATGACACCAAGCGCTGGCCGACCGTCGCGCAAGCGAACGACCCTCGGGATCGCCCTGCTATTCGCGATCGTGATCGTGCCGTTCCTGTGGCTGGGCGCGTGGTTCGATTCCTATACGATCGCGGCGATCAGCAACCGCGATACCGCCGGGTTCGCGGTCGTTGTCTTCGTCTTGCTCGCCGCCGACATCATCCTGCCAATCCCGTCGAGTGTGGTTGCAACCGCAGCCGGGTCGATGCTCGGCCCGTGGCTCGGGTCGATCGTGTCTGCGGCTGGCCTGAGCTTCGGCGCGGTCGCTATGTTCGTCGTGATGCGGATCGCCGGGGCACCGCTGGCGCGTCGGTTGATCGGCGAGGACGACCATGATCGGTTGGTCGCGCTGGCGGCCGCCCACGGGCCGTGGATCGTCGCCCTGCTACGACCGGTACCGGTGCTGAGCGAGGCATCGGTGATCGCACTCGGCGCGGTGCGCGCGCCGTGGCTGGCCTCGATCGTGTCGATCCTGCTGTCCAGCACCGTGACCGCCACAGTCTATGCCACGCTAGGTGCGGTCGCGCGGCGGCAATCGAGCGAGCTGCTGCTGATCGCCGCAGCCCTTCTGCCCCCGGCGCTGGCGTGGGTGATCGCCCATCGCCTGTTGCGCACAAAGCCCGGCCGAGGCGATATGGTGCCTTAG
- a CDS encoding M20/M25/M40 family metallo-hydrolase → MRGLLSVMMLSCGLAAPVLAQPAAAPNAAPNAAADQALDLATKAIALRSVRGPGNQTPQVAALYKSALVAGGYADADVEIVPVDDTAYLIGTWRGSDPKLKPLVISGHMDVVEAKPADWQRDPFTPVVENGYLFGRGASDMKLDGTTAIAALVDLRRSGYKPKRTIVIEFSGDEETVMKTSALIAERLKDAELVINIDGGGGVLDEETGKPKYWTWQGAEKTYADFKLTVTNPGGHSSAPRPVNAIVQLSKALEKIGSYRFKPELSPLTREALAKAAPYEEPAIGAAMKAFVANPADEAAIATLVANPGTVGRIGTTCVPTLVSGGHAENALPQRATANINCRIFPGHKPADIMAELAQAAGDSGVTFSDVTEGSVANDASPLRPDFLAAVNRAMGTVYPGVPVFPAQSSGASDSMWFRYHHVPSYGASPTFSKESQDFSHGLNERTPISNIAPGILYYRSLFTDLSK, encoded by the coding sequence ATGCGAGGCCTTTTGAGCGTTATGATGCTGAGCTGCGGACTTGCCGCACCGGTGCTGGCGCAGCCTGCCGCCGCCCCGAACGCCGCACCCAACGCAGCGGCCGATCAAGCGCTCGATCTCGCCACGAAGGCGATCGCGCTGCGTTCGGTCCGCGGGCCGGGCAATCAAACCCCGCAAGTCGCGGCACTCTATAAATCCGCGCTGGTCGCGGGCGGGTACGCCGACGCCGATGTCGAGATCGTGCCGGTCGATGATACCGCCTACCTCATCGGCACGTGGCGCGGCAGCGATCCCAAGCTGAAGCCGCTGGTCATCTCCGGCCATATGGACGTGGTCGAGGCGAAGCCCGCCGATTGGCAGCGCGACCCGTTCACCCCGGTCGTCGAAAACGGCTATCTGTTCGGGCGCGGCGCGAGCGACATGAAGCTCGACGGCACCACTGCGATTGCCGCGCTCGTCGACCTGCGTCGTTCAGGCTACAAGCCGAAGCGGACGATCGTCATCGAATTCTCGGGTGACGAGGAAACGGTGATGAAGACCTCCGCGCTGATCGCCGAGCGGTTGAAGGATGCCGAACTCGTGATCAACATCGATGGCGGCGGCGGTGTGCTCGACGAGGAAACGGGCAAGCCGAAATATTGGACGTGGCAGGGGGCGGAGAAGACCTATGCCGATTTCAAGCTGACCGTCACCAATCCCGGCGGCCATTCCTCGGCTCCGCGTCCGGTCAATGCGATCGTGCAATTGTCCAAGGCGCTGGAAAAGATCGGCAGCTATCGCTTCAAGCCCGAGCTCAGCCCGCTGACGCGCGAGGCGCTGGCGAAGGCTGCACCTTACGAGGAGCCTGCGATTGGTGCGGCGATGAAGGCGTTCGTCGCCAATCCGGCGGATGAGGCCGCAATTGCCACGCTCGTCGCCAATCCCGGTACGGTCGGGCGGATCGGCACGACGTGCGTGCCCACGCTGGTGAGCGGCGGACATGCCGAGAACGCACTGCCGCAGCGCGCCACCGCCAACATCAATTGCCGCATCTTCCCCGGGCACAAACCCGCCGACATCATGGCCGAGCTGGCGCAGGCGGCGGGCGATTCCGGCGTGACTTTCAGTGACGTTACAGAAGGATCGGTCGCCAATGACGCATCGCCGCTGCGGCCGGATTTCCTGGCAGCCGTGAACCGCGCGATGGGGACGGTCTATCCCGGCGTTCCGGTATTCCCGGCGCAATCCTCGGGCGCGAGCGACAGCATGTGGTTCCGCTATCACCACGTGCCAAGCTATGGCGCGAGCCCGACCTTCAGCAAGGAATCGCAGGATTTCAGCCACGGCCTGAACGAGCGCACGCCGATCAGCAACATCGCGCCGGGCATTCTGTATTACCGGTCGTTGTTCACCGATCTGTCGAAGTAA
- a CDS encoding aromatic ring-hydroxylating oxygenase subunit alpha has protein sequence MAHDTDADWSLPGWLYTDPEYFAVETERVIRPSWQIVCHQNDVANPGDFHTLDYIGESVIVMRGDDSVLRAFANVCRHRAMRLVEGPSGCAKKLVCPYHAWTYETDGRLSGVPMRRDYPALKLEENGLVPVELELWHGFVFVRLEGDGPSVADMMAPYDAEIAPYRFEEMQTISPLRQRTRAVNWKNVGDNYSDNLHIPVAHDGLTRLFGKSYAIAAEPWVDKMSGRLVDRPSDNPWERFYQTHLPHVPHLPEANQRLWLYFKLWPNMAFDLYADQIDFMQWLPLTPTTCVLREMAFALPDKRREMKLVRYANWRINRVVNAEDTWLIERVQQGMASKSYTAGPIGTSEVCLRSFARKIRERIPEARRHRAPAAGWSKR, from the coding sequence GTGGCGCACGACACCGACGCCGATTGGAGCTTGCCCGGCTGGCTCTATACCGACCCCGAATATTTCGCAGTCGAGACCGAGCGCGTAATCCGCCCGTCGTGGCAGATCGTGTGCCACCAGAATGATGTCGCCAATCCCGGCGATTTCCACACGCTCGATTATATCGGTGAGAGCGTCATCGTCATGCGCGGCGATGACAGCGTGTTGCGCGCCTTCGCCAATGTCTGTCGCCACCGCGCGATGCGTCTGGTCGAGGGGCCGAGCGGCTGCGCGAAGAAGCTCGTCTGCCCGTATCACGCCTGGACCTATGAGACCGACGGGCGGTTGTCGGGCGTGCCGATGCGGCGCGATTATCCCGCGCTGAAGCTGGAGGAGAACGGGCTCGTCCCGGTCGAACTCGAGCTATGGCACGGTTTCGTGTTCGTGCGGCTGGAGGGCGATGGGCCTTCGGTCGCCGACATGATGGCACCATACGACGCCGAGATCGCGCCCTATCGTTTCGAGGAGATGCAGACGATCAGCCCGCTTCGCCAGCGGACCCGCGCAGTGAATTGGAAGAATGTCGGCGATAACTATTCCGACAACCTCCACATTCCGGTCGCGCATGACGGGCTGACGCGGCTGTTCGGCAAAAGTTATGCGATCGCGGCGGAACCGTGGGTCGACAAGATGTCGGGGCGGCTGGTCGATCGTCCGTCGGACAACCCGTGGGAGCGCTTCTACCAGACGCATCTGCCGCACGTGCCGCATCTGCCCGAGGCCAATCAGCGGCTGTGGCTGTATTTCAAGCTGTGGCCCAACATGGCGTTCGATCTTTATGCCGACCAGATCGATTTCATGCAGTGGCTGCCGCTGACCCCCACGACGTGCGTGCTGCGCGAGATGGCCTTCGCGCTGCCGGACAAAAGGCGCGAGATGAAGCTGGTGCGCTACGCCAATTGGCGGATTAACCGCGTCGTCAATGCCGAGGACACCTGGCTGATTGAGCGTGTGCAGCAGGGCATGGCGTCGAAGAGCTATACCGCCGGGCCGATCGGCACCAGCGAGGTGTGCCTGCGCAGCTTCGCGCGGAAAATTCGGGAGCGCATTCCCGAAGCGCGGCGGCACCGTGCGCCGGCGGCGGGGTGGAGCAAGCGCTAG
- a CDS encoding phytoene desaturase family protein: MTKRYDALIIGGGHNGLVCAFYLARAGLKVRVLERRHIVGGAAVTEEFHPGFRNSTASYTVSLLRPKVIADMKLHDRGYRVIERTISNFFPFPDTYLTLGGGTARTQQQFARFSQKDADAYPAYDGALEKVAQVLRDLALKTPPNVGGGLRALLAGGAQGWPIAKMEIEAQRDLLDVFTKSARDFLDGWFEDDHVKSAFAFDAVVGNYAGVSTPGSAYVLLHHVFGEVNGKLGAWGHSVGGMGSITQAMADACLEAGVEISLEAPVAKLLTEGGKVAGVRLESGEEIAAKIVAANVGPALLYRQMVDAADMPTDFKRRIDGFKTGSGTFRMNVALSELPDFTVFPGKEKAEHHTAGIIIAPGMDYMDQAFIDAQQYGWSKKPIVEMKLPTTVDDSLAPPGMHIASLFCQQFDPKIDWDTHRETVADLIIDTVTEHAPNFKGSVIATQIHSPLDLERKFGLIGGDIFHGTMGLDQLWAARPMLGHGDYRGPIAGLYMCGSGTHPGGGVTGAPGHNAAHEILRDRSVLGRLFG, translated from the coding sequence ATGACGAAACGATACGACGCCCTCATTATCGGCGGCGGCCATAACGGCCTGGTCTGCGCTTTCTACTTGGCGCGCGCCGGACTGAAGGTGCGCGTCCTCGAACGGCGCCACATCGTCGGCGGCGCGGCGGTGACCGAGGAATTTCACCCCGGTTTCCGCAATTCCACCGCGAGCTACACTGTCAGCCTGCTGCGCCCGAAAGTGATCGCTGACATGAAGCTCCACGATCGCGGCTATCGCGTCATCGAGCGCACGATCAGCAACTTCTTCCCCTTCCCCGATACCTATCTGACGCTCGGCGGCGGCACCGCCCGCACCCAGCAACAGTTCGCACGCTTCAGCCAGAAGGACGCCGACGCCTACCCCGCCTATGACGGGGCGCTGGAAAAGGTCGCCCAAGTGCTGCGCGATCTCGCGCTGAAAACCCCGCCCAATGTCGGCGGCGGACTCCGCGCGCTGCTGGCAGGGGGCGCGCAGGGCTGGCCGATCGCCAAGATGGAGATCGAGGCGCAGCGCGATCTGCTCGACGTCTTCACCAAATCCGCGCGCGATTTCCTCGACGGCTGGTTCGAGGACGACCATGTCAAATCCGCCTTCGCCTTCGATGCGGTGGTCGGCAATTATGCCGGGGTGTCGACGCCGGGCAGCGCCTACGTCCTGCTCCATCACGTGTTCGGCGAGGTAAACGGCAAGCTTGGCGCGTGGGGCCATTCGGTCGGCGGGATGGGGTCGATCACGCAGGCGATGGCGGATGCGTGCCTGGAGGCCGGTGTCGAGATCAGCCTCGAGGCGCCCGTTGCCAAGCTGCTGACCGAAGGCGGCAAGGTTGCGGGCGTGCGGTTGGAATCGGGTGAGGAAATCGCCGCCAAGATCGTCGCCGCCAATGTCGGACCGGCCTTGCTCTACCGCCAGATGGTCGATGCCGCCGACATGCCGACCGATTTCAAGCGGCGGATCGACGGGTTCAAGACCGGCAGCGGCACCTTCCGCATGAACGTGGCGCTGTCCGAACTGCCCGATTTCACGGTGTTTCCGGGCAAGGAAAAGGCCGAACATCACACTGCCGGCATCATCATCGCGCCCGGCATGGACTATATGGACCAGGCCTTCATCGATGCGCAGCAGTATGGCTGGTCGAAGAAACCGATCGTCGAGATGAAGCTGCCCACTACGGTCGATGATAGCCTAGCCCCGCCGGGGATGCACATCGCCAGCCTGTTCTGCCAGCAATTCGACCCCAAGATCGACTGGGATACACACCGCGAGACAGTCGCCGATCTGATCATCGACACGGTCACCGAGCATGCGCCCAATTTCAAGGGTTCGGTGATCGCGACGCAAATCCATTCGCCACTCGATCTGGAGCGCAAGTTCGGGTTGATCGGCGGGGACATCTTCCACGGGACGATGGGGCTCGACCAGCTTTGGGCGGCGCGGCCGATGCTGGGGCATGGCGATTATCGCGGGCCGATTGCCGGGCTGTATATGTGCGGATCGGGCACGCATCCCGGCGGCGGCGTGACCGGCGCGCCGGGGCACAATGCCGCGCATGAAATTCTGCGCGACCGCAGCGTGTTAGGTCGCTTGTTCGGGTAA
- a CDS encoding APC family permease, whose translation MPIDTAAPRPFGYWTATALVMGGMIGSGIFLMPIALAPYGWTGVVGWIVSIAGVLAIGWTLARLAQHMPEASGAIAITGAVLGPLPGVMVGVAYWVSVWAANAAIALAATSYLAAFVPALNATPLTGALVAVALIWLLTLLNLGGAKLAGRVQVITTILKIAPLIAVVAIAAAVGVGGTVALPPLPASGMVLAGLGGAVALTLFPLVGFEAASVAAERIRDPARTVPRATMTGIVAVGLFYILVCSGIVLLLPAAEVAASVAPFQLFVERFAGVGGGLLVAAFAAIAAIGALNGWVLIQGEVPLGMARAGLLPRWFAHVSARDVPVRVLILSSICASLLVLSNASASLAGVFAFAALLTTCSSLWFYLAACVSALVRRIAPVSASFGIAFSLFAFWGAGGAASGLSLGLMLAGIPLYLLRSRTALPEQAT comes from the coding sequence ATGCCGATCGATACCGCCGCGCCACGCCCATTCGGATATTGGACCGCCACCGCGCTGGTGATGGGCGGGATGATCGGATCGGGCATTTTCCTGATGCCGATCGCGCTCGCGCCATATGGCTGGACCGGGGTGGTCGGCTGGATCGTCAGCATCGCAGGCGTGCTTGCGATCGGATGGACGCTGGCGCGGCTGGCGCAGCACATGCCCGAAGCGAGCGGCGCGATTGCGATCACCGGGGCCGTACTCGGCCCGTTGCCGGGGGTGATGGTCGGCGTGGCGTATTGGGTCTCGGTCTGGGCCGCCAATGCCGCCATCGCGCTTGCCGCGACCAGCTATCTCGCGGCGTTCGTGCCCGCGCTGAACGCCACGCCGTTGACCGGTGCGCTGGTCGCGGTGGCGCTGATCTGGCTGCTGACGCTGCTCAATCTGGGCGGGGCAAAGCTTGCCGGACGCGTGCAGGTCATCACCACCATCCTGAAGATCGCACCGCTGATCGCAGTGGTTGCGATTGCCGCTGCAGTGGGTGTCGGGGGCACGGTCGCGCTGCCGCCGCTGCCGGCAAGTGGCATGGTGCTGGCGGGATTGGGCGGCGCGGTCGCGCTCACGCTGTTCCCGCTGGTCGGGTTCGAGGCGGCGAGCGTCGCGGCGGAACGAATCCGCGACCCGGCGCGCACCGTACCCCGCGCCACGATGACCGGGATCGTCGCGGTCGGCCTGTTCTACATCCTCGTCTGTTCGGGCATCGTGTTGCTCTTGCCCGCCGCCGAGGTCGCGGCATCGGTCGCACCGTTTCAGCTGTTCGTCGAACGCTTTGCCGGCGTCGGCGGCGGGTTGCTGGTCGCTGCCTTCGCCGCCATCGCGGCGATCGGCGCGCTCAACGGATGGGTGCTGATCCAGGGCGAAGTGCCGCTCGGCATGGCGCGCGCCGGGCTGCTGCCACGCTGGTTCGCGCACGTCTCGGCGCGCGACGTGCCGGTGCGCGTGCTGATCCTGTCGTCAATCTGCGCGAGCCTGTTGGTGCTGTCGAACGCAAGCGCATCGCTGGCCGGAGTGTTCGCTTTTGCCGCTTTGCTGACGACCTGTTCGTCGTTGTGGTTCTATCTCGCCGCCTGCGTCTCCGCCTTGGTCCGGCGGATCGCGCCAGTCAGCGCGAGCTTTGGCATCGCCTTCTCGCTCTTCGCCTTTTGGGGCGCAGGCGGGGCGGCGAGCGGGCTCAGCCTCGGGCTAATGCTCGCCGGGATACCGCTCTATCTATTACGCTCGCGTACCGCTTTACCCGAACAAGCGACCTAA
- a CDS encoding tetratricopeptide repeat-containing sulfotransferase family protein: MGTETGWMATSGRYPPRLIDAALALNDNRLGEAEPLLKAHLRDDPFDVAAIRMLAELAGRIGRYKDAETLLRRAIDLSPGFTAARANLALVLYRLNRPTDAIEELATVVAEDPDNPGHANLQAAAFGRLGQFDDAIGLYQRVLADVPEQPRVWMSYGHMLKTVGRQADGIAAYRRAIDLLPSLGEAWWSLANLKTVRFDDSDIAAMEAALVAPGITDEDRFHLDFALGKAFEDRRDAARAFAHYADGNARRRAALPYDADETQAFVDRSIARFDADFFADRAGQGCPASDPIFILGMPRAGSTLIEQILSSHSQVEGTTELPDIPLLARADAAYPVGLADWSAERLHAAGEAYLQRTRIQRRTDRAFFIDKLPNNWAHVPFILSILPNARIIDARRHPLGCCFSNFKQHFARGQGFSYALDDMGRYYRDYVRLMAHVDAVLPGRVHRVLYEDMVGETERTVRALLAACGLAFEPACLAFHETERAVRTASSEQVRRPIFREGTEAWKPFESWLDPLKVALGAVLDTYPLAPSSL, translated from the coding sequence ATGGGGACCGAAACGGGCTGGATGGCGACGAGCGGGCGTTATCCGCCGCGCTTGATCGACGCCGCCCTCGCACTCAATGACAACCGTCTTGGCGAGGCCGAGCCGCTGCTGAAGGCGCATCTTCGCGATGATCCGTTCGATGTTGCGGCGATCCGCATGTTGGCGGAGCTGGCCGGGCGGATCGGGCGGTACAAGGATGCCGAGACGCTGCTGCGCCGTGCGATCGACCTGTCGCCAGGCTTCACCGCTGCGCGCGCCAATCTCGCGCTGGTGCTGTACCGGCTCAACCGCCCGACCGACGCGATCGAGGAACTCGCGACCGTCGTCGCCGAAGACCCCGACAATCCCGGTCATGCCAATTTGCAGGCGGCGGCCTTTGGCCGGCTTGGGCAGTTCGACGATGCGATCGGCTTGTATCAGCGCGTGCTCGCTGACGTGCCCGAACAGCCGCGCGTGTGGATGAGCTATGGCCATATGCTCAAGACGGTTGGGCGGCAGGCGGATGGCATCGCCGCGTATCGCCGCGCGATCGACCTGCTGCCGAGCCTCGGGGAGGCGTGGTGGAGCCTCGCCAATCTCAAGACGGTGCGGTTCGACGATAGCGATATCGCCGCGATGGAGGCAGCGCTGGTCGCGCCGGGGATCACTGACGAGGATCGCTTTCACCTCGATTTCGCGCTGGGCAAGGCGTTCGAGGATCGCCGCGACGCCGCGCGCGCCTTCGCGCATTATGCCGATGGCAATGCCCGCCGCCGCGCCGCGCTGCCCTACGATGCGGATGAGACGCAGGCTTTCGTCGATCGCAGCATCGCGCGGTTCGATGCGGATTTCTTTGCTGATCGCGCCGGGCAGGGGTGTCCGGCGTCAGATCCAATCTTTATTCTGGGTATGCCACGCGCCGGATCGACGCTGATCGAACAGATCCTGTCGAGCCATTCGCAGGTCGAGGGGACGACCGAATTGCCCGACATTCCGCTGCTGGCGCGCGCCGACGCGGCCTATCCGGTCGGGCTGGCCGATTGGTCGGCCGAGCGGCTGCACGCGGCGGGCGAGGCGTATCTCCAGCGCACGCGCATCCAGCGGCGCACCGACCGCGCCTTCTTCATCGACAAACTGCCCAACAATTGGGCGCACGTGCCGTTCATCCTCTCGATCCTGCCGAATGCCCGGATCATCGATGCCCGGCGGCATCCGCTCGGCTGCTGCTTCTCGAACTTCAAACAGCATTTCGCGCGCGGGCAGGGGTTCAGCTACGCGCTCGACGACATGGGGCGCTATTACCGCGATTATGTGCGGCTGATGGCGCATGTGGATGCAGTGCTGCCGGGCCGCGTCCACCGCGTGCTGTACGAGGATATGGTCGGGGAGACCGAACGCACCGTCCGTGCGTTGCTGGCGGCGTGCGGGCTGGCGTTCGAGCCCGCCTGCCTTGCGTTCCATGAGACCGAGCGCGCGGTGCGCACGGCGAGTTCCGAACAGGTCCGCCGCCCGATCTTCCGGGAGGGGACGGAGGCGTGGAAGCCGTTCGAGTCATGGCTCGATCCCCTTAAGGTCGCGCTTGGCGCAGTGCTCGACACATACCCGCTGGCGCCGTCATCGTTGTAA
- a CDS encoding TonB-dependent receptor yields the protein MSSSTHRAVIAALLSSVFTVPAFAQTTPAQPAAATPADDSNADIVVTATKRSESLQNVPISVQALTTKKLDELNITSFKQYAQQLTSVSFQALGGTPGTNVIYMRGVASGGDGNHSGALPSVGVYLDEQPVTTIGGNLDVHIYDIARIESLSGPQGTLYGASSEAGTIRIISNKPDTSHFYGRADVEGNHVSKGGFGGKAEAMINLPLSSSAALRVIGYYQHDAGYIDNVAGTRSFDVSAAATPLAPGYTGTISNAAFVKKDYNDTQIAGGRAALKVDLDSNWTVTPTVMYQDTRSHGSYGYDPKVGDLKVQHFFPEFRRDRFIQAGLTIEGKVGNWDLTYAGAYLDRKTYQSSDYTDYSEAYDSLYSSAGGLAGYFYYRDNAGRTIDPRQQVIGSDHFKKLSQELRVASPSSDRFRIVAGAFYQRQTNDIYQDYKIANLATTLSVNGSPGTLWLTKQYRVDKDYAMFGEASFDITPTLTATAGARAYIYDNTLIGFFGFGRDPAGGFNTTPYNAAGSSRTGVAGCFTTNGTRLRDAVAAGGPTTLLPPAVAGGPCTNLGTFAAGAGVQPVTASGQGVTYRFNLSWKPVTGVLLYGTASRGFRPGGINRRADVPPYGADFLTNYELGAKTTLLGGKLRLNGAIYQQNWDKFQFAFLGANSFTQIQNGPNARIRGAEIQGSLNLRALSLSGSASYTDAKTTQNLCFAADPTFTCGGATPSAPAGTRLPITPQFKASGTARYSVPIGTAKAYGQGVVSYQSSASSDVRTLAFTPTGVPYNPAASLGRLAAFTTADFAVGAEFSRFSLEIFLQNAFDARGQLSRFQQCGSCIQRPYIVPITPQTIGVRLHTDF from the coding sequence ATGTCATCGTCTACGCATCGTGCTGTAATCGCCGCACTCTTGTCGTCGGTCTTCACCGTCCCCGCCTTCGCGCAGACCACGCCTGCACAGCCCGCCGCCGCGACACCGGCCGACGACAGCAATGCCGACATCGTCGTCACCGCGACCAAGCGTTCGGAAAGCCTGCAGAACGTGCCGATCAGCGTCCAGGCGTTGACCACAAAGAAGCTCGATGAACTCAACATCACCAGCTTCAAGCAATATGCTCAGCAACTGACCTCGGTGTCGTTCCAGGCGCTGGGCGGCACGCCGGGCACCAACGTCATCTATATGCGCGGCGTCGCGTCGGGCGGTGACGGCAACCATTCGGGCGCGCTCCCCTCGGTCGGCGTCTATCTCGACGAACAGCCGGTGACGACGATTGGCGGCAATCTCGACGTTCATATCTATGACATTGCGCGGATCGAGAGCCTGTCCGGACCGCAGGGCACGCTGTACGGCGCGTCGTCCGAAGCGGGCACGATCCGCATCATCAGCAACAAGCCCGATACCTCGCATTTTTACGGCCGTGCCGATGTCGAGGGCAATCACGTCAGCAAGGGTGGTTTCGGCGGCAAGGCCGAGGCGATGATCAATCTGCCGCTCTCCTCGTCGGCGGCGCTGCGTGTGATCGGCTATTATCAGCACGATGCGGGCTATATCGACAATGTCGCGGGCACGCGCAGCTTCGACGTGTCGGCGGCGGCGACCCCCTTGGCACCCGGCTATACCGGCACGATCAGCAACGCCGCCTTCGTCAAGAAGGACTATAACGACACCCAGATCGCCGGTGGTCGCGCCGCGCTGAAAGTCGATCTCGACAGCAATTGGACGGTCACGCCGACCGTGATGTATCAGGACACGCGCAGCCACGGTTCCTATGGTTATGATCCGAAAGTCGGCGATCTGAAGGTCCAGCATTTCTTTCCCGAATTCCGCCGCGACCGCTTCATCCAGGCGGGGCTGACGATCGAAGGCAAGGTCGGCAATTGGGACCTGACCTATGCCGGGGCCTATCTCGACCGCAAAACCTATCAGTCGAGCGATTACACCGATTATTCCGAGGCGTATGACAGCCTCTATTCTTCGGCGGGTGGCCTCGCCGGCTATTTCTATTACCGCGACAATGCCGGCCGCACGATCGACCCGCGCCAGCAAGTGATCGGCAGCGACCATTTCAAGAAACTGAGCCAGGAACTGCGCGTCGCCAGTCCGTCGAGCGACCGCTTCCGCATCGTCGCAGGTGCCTTTTATCAGCGGCAAACCAACGACATCTATCAGGATTACAAGATCGCCAATCTGGCGACCACGCTGTCGGTCAACGGATCGCCCGGTACGCTGTGGCTGACCAAGCAATATCGCGTCGACAAGGATTACGCGATGTTCGGCGAGGCGAGCTTCGACATCACGCCCACGCTGACCGCGACCGCGGGTGCGCGCGCCTATATCTACGACAATACGTTGATCGGCTTCTTCGGCTTCGGGCGTGATCCGGCGGGCGGGTTCAACACCACGCCGTACAATGCCGCAGGCAGCTCGCGCACCGGTGTCGCCGGATGCTTCACCACCAACGGCACGCGGCTGCGCGATGCGGTAGCGGCGGGGGGACCCACCACGTTGCTGCCGCCTGCGGTGGCGGGCGGGCCGTGCACCAACCTCGGTACCTTTGCCGCTGGCGCTGGCGTGCAGCCGGTCACGGCGTCGGGCCAAGGCGTGACCTATCGCTTCAACCTCAGTTGGAAGCCGGTCACCGGCGTCCTGCTGTACGGCACCGCCTCGCGCGGCTTCCGCCCCGGCGGCATCAACCGCCGCGCCGACGTGCCGCCATACGGTGCCGATTTCCTGACCAATTACGAACTCGGCGCAAAGACGACGTTGCTTGGCGGCAAATTGCGGCTGAACGGCGCAATCTATCAGCAGAATTGGGACAAATTCCAATTCGCCTTCCTCGGCGCGAACAGCTTCACGCAAATCCAGAACGGCCCGAACGCGCGCATTCGTGGTGCGGAAATCCAGGGTAGCCTCAACCTGCGCGCGCTTTCGCTGAGTGGATCGGCCTCCTACACCGATGCCAAGACGACGCAGAACCTCTGCTTCGCCGCGGATCCTACCTTTACCTGCGGCGGAGCGACCCCGTCGGCCCCGGCGGGCACGCGTCTGCCGATCACGCCGCAATTCAAGGCAAGTGGAACCGCGCGCTATTCCGTGCCGATCGGGACGGCGAAGGCGTACGGGCAGGGCGTGGTGTCGTATCAAAGCTCGGCGTCGAGCGACGTGCGCACGCTCGCCTTCACCCCGACCGGCGTGCCCTATAACCCGGCCGCGTCGCTCGGCCGTCTGGCCGCGTTCACCACGGCGGATTTCGCGGTCGGGGCGGAATTCAGTCGCTTCAGTCTGGAAATCTTCCTGCAGAATGCGTTCGATGCGCGCGGCCAGCTCTCGCGCTTCCAGCAATGCGGATCGTGCATCCAACGCCCGTACATCGTGCCGATCACGCCGCAGACGATCGGCGTGCGGCTGCATACGGACTTTTAA